A stretch of Vibrio maritimus DNA encodes these proteins:
- a CDS encoding paraquat-inducible protein A has product MKACAHSSPSSLVRLCENCELPVDRVKLLPGQTANCPRCGTTLYRSDNASLNGNLALAITCLLLFIPSHYFDFITIRLVGVMIEGTLIEGVQALIKEGYPGLALLTLFCHTVAPLAMCIAILTAHLSVKHRWFYPLKGSLWILEHSKHWVMLDVFLISVAISCFKLQDYSDIFVGNALYSLVILQVITILLISRVSTRRYWELWRPENSLSITDKHIHCHSCHLSQQEAAQCIRCESPLHHRKPNSMQKTWALLIAATIAIFPANLIPISILITNGQLLEDTIFSGVASLINNDMLGIAIIIFVASIVVPVAKILGLAYLLICIQFNMVRNHRHALMIYRAIKWIGKWSMTDLFVISIMLTLVDRGQILNFTPGFGAVAFGIVVVLTMLAAESIDPRLLWDKHASLQQAESAKPVSSSINE; this is encoded by the coding sequence ATGAAGGCTTGCGCTCATTCTTCGCCATCATCGCTAGTTCGTCTTTGTGAAAACTGCGAACTGCCCGTCGATCGTGTTAAGTTACTACCTGGTCAGACAGCAAATTGCCCTCGCTGCGGCACGACTCTTTACCGCAGCGATAATGCATCCCTTAATGGCAACCTCGCTCTCGCGATTACCTGCTTGCTGCTCTTTATTCCTTCCCACTATTTTGACTTCATTACCATTCGCCTGGTTGGAGTCATGATCGAAGGTACTCTCATTGAAGGCGTACAAGCCCTAATAAAAGAGGGGTATCCCGGACTCGCATTGCTAACACTGTTTTGCCACACCGTAGCGCCGCTCGCAATGTGTATCGCCATTCTCACCGCTCACCTCTCGGTGAAGCACAGATGGTTCTATCCTCTCAAAGGATCGCTTTGGATACTGGAACATAGCAAGCACTGGGTGATGTTGGACGTATTCCTTATCAGTGTTGCAATATCTTGCTTCAAGCTACAAGACTACTCGGATATTTTTGTTGGTAACGCGCTATACAGCCTTGTGATTCTGCAAGTTATCACTATTTTGCTTATCAGTCGCGTGAGCACTCGACGCTATTGGGAGCTTTGGCGCCCAGAAAACAGCCTTTCTATTACTGACAAACACATACACTGCCACAGTTGTCATCTATCACAACAAGAAGCCGCTCAGTGCATTCGCTGCGAAAGTCCTCTGCATCATAGGAAGCCCAACTCGATGCAAAAAACCTGGGCGCTACTCATTGCAGCAACCATCGCTATCTTCCCAGCGAACTTAATTCCAATTTCGATATTGATAACCAATGGTCAGTTGCTAGAAGACACCATATTTTCCGGGGTTGCGTCGCTGATTAACAACGACATGCTCGGTATCGCTATTATTATATTTGTTGCCAGTATCGTTGTCCCTGTGGCAAAGATACTGGGATTAGCCTATCTACTAATCTGCATTCAATTCAACATGGTAAGAAACCATCGTCATGCTTTAATGATATATCGAGCCATTAAGTGGATAGGAAAATGGTCAATGACCGACTTGTTTGTTATTTCAATCATGTTGACTTTAGTTGACCGTGGCCAGATCTTGAACTTTACACCAGGATTTGGCGCCGTAGCATTTGGCATTGTCGTGGTATTAACCATGTTAGCTGCCGAATCAATCGATCCGAGGTTGTTGTGGGATAAGCACGCATCACTACAACAAGCAGAATCAGCAAAACCAGTGAGTAGTAGCATTAATGAGTAA
- a CDS encoding PaaI family thioesterase translates to MFSALQKANFYLGTFGFFKVPLIWLCRPKLLKLDENEVELRIPLKRRTKNHLNSMYFGVLAVGADVAGGFMAMSKAQQRGKRVSLAFKEVEGKFLKRPEADVHFICKDGQLIDDMLDETLRSGERVNQPVRIIATCPSLHGDEPMAEFSLVLSLKAR, encoded by the coding sequence ATGTTTAGCGCATTACAAAAGGCGAATTTTTATCTAGGAACGTTTGGTTTTTTTAAGGTGCCTTTGATTTGGCTCTGCCGTCCAAAACTACTCAAGCTGGATGAAAATGAAGTAGAGCTCAGAATTCCATTGAAACGCAGAACTAAGAACCACCTTAACAGTATGTACTTTGGCGTTTTAGCGGTGGGTGCTGATGTAGCGGGTGGATTTATGGCCATGAGTAAAGCACAGCAACGCGGCAAGCGTGTTTCTCTTGCTTTCAAAGAGGTGGAAGGGAAGTTTCTTAAACGCCCAGAAGCGGACGTCCATTTTATCTGCAAAGATGGCCAATTGATTGATGACATGCTGGATGAAACGCTGCGTTCAGGTGAGCGAGTCAACCAACCTGTCCGCATTATTGCTACGTGTCCAAGTTTACACGGCGATGAACCCATGGCTGAGTTCTCGCTCGTGTTATCGTTAAAAGCTAGATAG
- a CDS encoding 3-deoxy-7-phosphoheptulonate synthase — translation MPLKTDELRTQALGPMPTPSELSANHPITDDVAERIAHSRRQIESILTGDDDRLLCIVGPCSVHDTDAALDYAKRLADIQEQYKDQLFIVMRTYFEKPRTVVGWKGLITDPNLDGSYALEAGLNKARGLLLDINKLGLATATEFLDMITGQYIADLITWGAIGARTTESQIHREMASALSCPVGFKNGTNGSVKIAIDAVRASQASHYFYSPDKHGRMTVYRTSGNPYGHVILRGGDTGPNFDEASIDAACEQLASFDLPTRLVVDFSHANCQKQHRKQIDVAKEIARQIIAGSHKVSGIMAESFIEEGNQSMEDIHNLTYGKSITDPCLSWNDTVHMLDILADAVKQRNEKES, via the coding sequence ATGCCATTAAAGACCGATGAACTAAGAACACAGGCATTAGGTCCAATGCCGACTCCATCAGAACTGAGTGCTAATCACCCTATTACTGATGACGTAGCAGAGCGCATTGCTCATTCTCGCCGACAAATCGAAAGCATTCTTACGGGAGACGATGACCGTCTACTGTGTATCGTAGGACCATGCTCGGTACACGACACCGACGCAGCGCTGGACTACGCAAAACGTCTTGCAGACATTCAAGAGCAGTATAAAGATCAGCTGTTTATCGTAATGCGCACTTACTTTGAAAAGCCACGTACGGTCGTAGGTTGGAAAGGTCTCATTACCGACCCTAACCTAGACGGTTCGTACGCGTTAGAGGCTGGACTAAACAAAGCACGTGGTCTGCTCCTTGACATCAACAAGCTTGGTCTTGCGACAGCAACTGAGTTTCTCGATATGATCACTGGTCAATACATTGCTGACCTGATTACTTGGGGCGCGATTGGTGCGCGTACTACTGAGTCTCAGATTCACCGTGAAATGGCTTCAGCGCTGTCATGCCCTGTCGGCTTTAAAAACGGTACCAACGGTAGCGTGAAAATTGCTATTGATGCAGTTCGCGCGTCGCAAGCTTCTCACTACTTTTACTCGCCGGATAAGCACGGCCGTATGACGGTTTATCGCACTAGTGGTAACCCTTATGGTCACGTAATCCTTCGAGGTGGTGATACTGGGCCTAACTTCGATGAAGCTTCTATTGATGCAGCATGCGAGCAACTAGCTTCATTCGACCTACCAACAAGATTGGTCGTCGATTTTAGCCACGCTAACTGCCAAAAACAGCATCGTAAGCAGATTGATGTAGCAAAAGAGATCGCTCGTCAAATTATCGCTGGTTCACACAAAGTGTCAGGCATCATGGCAGAAAGTTTTATCGAAGAAGGTAATCAGAGCATGGAGGATATCCATAACCTGACCTACGGTAAATCGATCACGGACCCTTGTTTGAGCTGGAATGATACGGTTCACATGCTCGACATTCTTGCTGACGCTGTTAAACAACGCAACGAAAAGGAAAGCTAA
- the rsmF gene encoding 16S rRNA (cytosine(1407)-C(5))-methyltransferase RsmF, whose translation MHSNVYLPEDFLSHVETFLPENLSMTHFVEACRKPLRKSIRVNTLKTTVDAFKINAQKKGWTLNPIPWCQEGFWIEADESEVPLGNTAEHMAGLFYIQEASSMLPPSALYAGEDNDYEAVLDMAAAPGSKTTQLAALMENSGVLVANEFAASRVKVLHANIERCGVRNAALSNYDARVFGGWLPEQFDAILLDAPCSGEGTVRKDPDAMKNWSLNSTAEIAATQKDLIESAFHALKVGGNLVYSTCALSPEENQQVAEYLLETFGDAVQVQSLQTLFEGAEKATTPEGYLHVFPQTYDSEGFFIAKFTKLAPVTAPTVKKKLGKFPFSRLTNKESSDVVTALEQSFSIELPSDGVLWKRDNDIWLFPSALEPMLGEFRFSRMGIKIAEQHKKGYKWQHQVATTLANRNADTIALETVDAREWFMGRDVRPEGLSGKGEVLVSYNGFIIGLGKWVGNRVKNGLPRELVRDKNLF comes from the coding sequence TTGCATTCTAACGTCTACCTTCCTGAAGATTTCCTTAGCCACGTCGAAACTTTTCTTCCTGAGAATCTGTCAATGACACATTTTGTCGAAGCTTGTCGTAAGCCACTACGCAAAAGCATTCGTGTCAACACACTAAAGACGACCGTTGATGCCTTTAAAATCAATGCGCAAAAGAAAGGCTGGACACTTAATCCAATTCCTTGGTGCCAAGAAGGATTCTGGATCGAGGCTGATGAATCCGAGGTACCGCTAGGTAACACCGCAGAACACATGGCGGGTTTATTTTATATTCAAGAAGCGAGTTCTATGTTGCCACCGAGCGCACTCTACGCAGGTGAAGATAATGATTATGAAGCTGTGTTAGATATGGCCGCAGCACCTGGCTCTAAGACCACTCAATTAGCAGCGCTAATGGAGAACTCAGGTGTTTTGGTGGCAAACGAATTTGCCGCAAGCCGAGTGAAAGTGTTACACGCTAATATTGAACGTTGCGGCGTTCGAAACGCAGCCCTTAGTAATTACGACGCTCGTGTTTTTGGCGGCTGGCTACCTGAACAGTTTGATGCGATTTTGCTTGATGCACCATGCTCAGGTGAAGGTACGGTTAGGAAAGATCCTGATGCGATGAAGAACTGGAGTCTCAACTCGACCGCTGAAATCGCCGCTACCCAAAAAGACCTCATTGAGAGCGCCTTCCACGCACTAAAAGTTGGTGGCAACCTTGTTTATTCAACCTGCGCGTTGAGCCCAGAGGAGAATCAGCAGGTCGCGGAGTATCTACTAGAGACATTTGGTGATGCCGTACAAGTACAAAGCTTACAGACCCTTTTTGAAGGTGCGGAGAAAGCAACGACTCCAGAAGGCTATTTACACGTTTTCCCCCAAACTTATGATAGCGAAGGCTTTTTCATTGCCAAGTTTACAAAGCTCGCTCCAGTGACCGCACCTACTGTTAAGAAAAAGCTCGGTAAATTTCCTTTTAGTAGACTCACCAACAAGGAGTCAAGTGACGTTGTCACTGCCCTTGAGCAATCATTTTCGATCGAACTCCCCTCAGACGGCGTGTTATGGAAGCGTGATAATGATATTTGGCTGTTCCCTAGCGCCTTAGAGCCAATGCTTGGTGAGTTTCGTTTCTCTCGCATGGGCATCAAAATCGCTGAGCAACATAAGAAAGGCTACAAATGGCAACATCAAGTGGCGACAACACTCGCCAACCGCAATGCGGACACCATAGCACTTGAAACTGTAGATGCTCGAGAATGGTTTATGGGACGCGATGTGAGACCAGAGGGTCTATCTGGCAAGGGAGAAGTGCTCGTCAGCTACAACGGGTTTATTATTGGGCTGGGTAAATGGGTAGGAAACCGAGTGAAAAATGGCCTGCCAAGAGAGCTTGTACGCGACAAAAACCTGTTTTAA
- a CDS encoding PqiB family protein, with the protein MSNDNQPQPSYAPEIKKSRRISPLWILPILTIALAGWLLAKAVHDAGQRVQIYFSDAQGLIAGRTTIRYQGLEVGMVRDINLSDDLSNIYVDADIYPEAAKLLGEDTKFWLVKPSASLSGISGLDALVSGNYIAIHPASKSSSSSTKFNALASVPTELAINEGLTVTLRAKDLGGISVGSKIVYKKIPIGEVYNFKLDEDAETVVIQASIQEEFRHIITNKSRFWNVSGIGASVGFQGVDIRLESLAAILAGAIAVDSPDGGAPVEDGSDFTLYKDLKTAGRGIPVKITLPDNSNLKANGSPIVYRGLEIGRINNLALNDERDSIVASASIEPAFSDMLTQGTLFLLEEAKVSLSGVENLSNLITGNFLTLVPGNGPQTREFVAIQQEELDRVQAKSVSLRLLANNSFGLEPGVNVLYRGIPVGSVLSVELVDDQVAMDIAIDVEYKNLIRSQNRFFVTGSATAELTEAGLNVTVPPAKQLLTGSISFVSEGKATERAEFPLFQTKALAELAQHNQSGAMTLRLFANELPPVKEGSPLLYRNMQVGSVSNYELTDGGVYINVTIDNKYKYLVTNQTVFWNRSGVEVEASLSGVSVKAAPLKTLIDGGIAFDSLPGIENKTGKNWKLYEDFGSARKFGQSITLYTTTADQEVSKGMPIKYQGVKVGEVMLTLPDFDKQRVEIVARILPEYVKQLTNDGAYFWIVKPKIGLNGVKNLNALVSQYIAVEPGVGKATKAFELHDFAKVDNGVEFILQSENRGSIKPGTPILYRDIEVGSVTMVELGPFADRVISTIEIDPDYAYLVRANSVFWNVSGVNVQFGLSGANIKAGTVDSLIRGGITFSTPEGSQLQPKAEEGQTFYLNKEADASWTQWRTAIPAP; encoded by the coding sequence ATGAGTAATGACAATCAGCCACAACCCTCTTATGCACCAGAGATTAAAAAATCCAGGCGTATCTCTCCGCTCTGGATCCTGCCTATATTAACCATCGCACTTGCTGGTTGGTTGCTCGCAAAGGCTGTTCATGATGCTGGACAGCGTGTTCAAATTTACTTCTCTGATGCTCAGGGCCTTATCGCTGGCAGAACGACAATCAGATATCAAGGACTCGAAGTTGGTATGGTTCGAGATATCAACTTGTCTGACGACCTGTCTAATATCTACGTCGACGCAGATATCTACCCAGAAGCGGCAAAACTGCTCGGCGAAGACACCAAGTTCTGGTTAGTTAAACCCTCTGCCTCTCTGTCTGGAATTTCGGGTCTTGATGCACTGGTCTCGGGTAACTATATCGCCATTCATCCAGCCTCCAAGTCCAGCAGTTCTAGCACTAAGTTCAATGCGCTAGCCTCAGTTCCCACTGAACTTGCTATCAATGAAGGACTAACCGTCACCTTACGCGCAAAAGACCTTGGCGGTATTTCCGTTGGCTCTAAGATTGTTTACAAGAAAATCCCTATCGGTGAAGTCTATAACTTCAAATTGGATGAAGATGCAGAGACCGTCGTGATTCAAGCTTCGATTCAAGAAGAGTTTCGACACATCATTACCAATAAAAGCCGCTTTTGGAATGTGAGTGGCATTGGTGCTAGCGTTGGCTTCCAAGGCGTGGATATACGGCTTGAAAGTCTGGCTGCTATTTTAGCAGGCGCGATTGCTGTAGATTCCCCGGATGGTGGCGCACCCGTCGAAGATGGTTCGGATTTTACGCTCTACAAAGATCTCAAAACAGCAGGTCGAGGTATTCCCGTTAAGATCACCTTGCCTGATAACAGTAACCTAAAGGCCAACGGTTCCCCAATTGTTTATCGAGGCCTCGAAATTGGTCGAATCAACAACCTCGCGCTTAACGATGAACGAGATTCTATCGTCGCATCGGCTTCTATTGAACCGGCTTTTAGTGACATGCTCACTCAAGGTACGTTATTCCTATTGGAAGAAGCAAAGGTATCCCTCTCCGGTGTTGAAAACCTATCTAACCTGATTACAGGTAACTTTCTTACTTTAGTACCGGGTAATGGCCCACAGACTCGTGAATTTGTCGCTATCCAACAAGAAGAGCTAGACCGAGTTCAAGCAAAATCGGTCTCATTACGTCTATTAGCAAACAACTCATTTGGCTTAGAGCCCGGCGTCAACGTGCTTTATCGAGGGATCCCAGTGGGTAGCGTGTTAAGTGTTGAACTGGTTGACGATCAAGTCGCAATGGACATCGCTATTGACGTTGAATATAAAAACCTCATTCGTTCCCAAAACCGTTTCTTTGTGACCGGTAGTGCTACTGCAGAACTCACTGAAGCAGGCCTCAACGTCACTGTTCCACCGGCTAAACAGCTTTTAACGGGCTCAATTAGTTTTGTTAGTGAAGGTAAGGCGACGGAACGTGCTGAGTTCCCTCTTTTCCAAACAAAAGCACTGGCAGAGCTTGCGCAGCACAACCAGTCTGGCGCAATGACATTACGATTGTTCGCCAACGAACTTCCTCCTGTAAAAGAAGGTAGTCCACTGCTTTATCGAAACATGCAAGTCGGCAGTGTTTCTAATTACGAACTCACTGATGGCGGGGTTTACATCAATGTCACTATCGACAACAAATACAAATATCTCGTCACTAATCAGACTGTATTTTGGAACCGTTCTGGCGTAGAAGTGGAAGCGTCTCTTTCTGGCGTCAGTGTGAAGGCCGCACCGCTGAAAACCCTCATTGATGGTGGTATCGCCTTTGACAGTCTGCCTGGGATTGAAAACAAAACCGGTAAAAACTGGAAGCTATACGAAGACTTCGGCTCCGCCCGAAAATTCGGACAATCAATCACCCTTTATACAACGACAGCAGACCAAGAAGTTTCTAAAGGTATGCCAATCAAGTATCAGGGTGTGAAAGTTGGCGAAGTTATGCTGACACTGCCAGACTTCGACAAACAACGAGTTGAAATTGTTGCTCGAATTCTTCCTGAGTATGTCAAACAGTTGACGAATGACGGTGCCTACTTCTGGATTGTAAAGCCAAAAATTGGACTCAATGGTGTTAAAAACCTTAATGCTCTGGTCTCTCAATATATTGCCGTGGAGCCTGGTGTAGGTAAAGCTACCAAAGCGTTTGAGCTGCATGATTTTGCCAAGGTAGATAACGGTGTTGAGTTTATTCTACAAAGCGAAAACCGTGGCTCCATTAAGCCAGGCACACCGATTCTGTATCGTGATATTGAAGTCGGCAGTGTCACTATGGTCGAACTGGGTCCTTTTGCAGATCGCGTTATCTCTACTATCGAAATCGATCCTGATTATGCCTATCTTGTCAGAGCAAACAGTGTGTTCTGGAATGTTTCTGGTGTTAACGTGCAGTTTGGCCTTTCAGGGGCGAACATCAAAGCGGGCACAGTCGATAGCTTAATTCGAGGTGGAATCACCTTCTCTACACCAGAAGGATCACAGCTGCAACCTAAGGCAGAAGAGGGACAAACCTTTTACCTTAATAAAGAAGCAGATGCTAGTTGGACGCAGTGGCGAACCGCAATCCCAGCGCCCTAG
- a CDS encoding S1 RNA-binding domain-containing protein yields MINIGRTNQLEVIKEADFGWFLDGEDYGSILLSKKHAPEGVAIGDKVDVFIYFDADNQVVATTDTPIAQVGEWGLMKVEGINSVGAFANWGIKEKDLLIPFSEQRGRLSEGKTILVYVYTDKASGRIVGTTKFNKLLDKKPARYQRNEQVDLLIAERSDLGYKAIVNGQHWGMIFPSDVIGKLFVGKKLKGFIKQIREDGKIDLSLQKVGVAKMDDLSEKILSLLEKKGGFLPLSDKSTPEAIFAAFKTSKGTFKKSIGGLYKQGKISIEKDGIHLKSE; encoded by the coding sequence ATGATTAACATAGGTCGTACTAACCAATTGGAAGTAATTAAAGAAGCAGACTTTGGCTGGTTCTTGGACGGAGAGGACTATGGCTCTATCTTACTTTCCAAAAAGCATGCGCCTGAAGGTGTGGCGATTGGTGACAAGGTTGATGTGTTTATTTATTTCGATGCTGATAACCAGGTTGTGGCCACGACCGATACTCCTATTGCACAAGTAGGCGAGTGGGGTTTGATGAAGGTGGAAGGCATTAACAGTGTCGGCGCCTTTGCCAATTGGGGTATTAAAGAAAAAGACCTGCTTATTCCGTTTAGTGAGCAGCGTGGTCGTCTATCTGAAGGCAAGACAATTTTAGTGTATGTCTACACAGATAAAGCCTCTGGTCGAATCGTTGGTACGACAAAATTCAACAAGCTGCTTGATAAAAAGCCAGCTCGCTATCAAAGAAATGAGCAGGTAGACCTGCTTATTGCAGAGCGCAGTGACCTAGGTTACAAGGCTATTGTAAATGGTCAGCACTGGGGCATGATTTTCCCATCAGATGTCATCGGCAAGCTATTCGTAGGTAAAAAGCTCAAAGGGTTCATCAAACAGATTCGTGAAGATGGCAAGATTGATTTGTCATTGCAAAAAGTAGGCGTTGCTAAGATGGATGATTTGAGTGAAAAAATCTTAAGCCTGCTTGAGAAGAAAGGGGGCTTTTTACCGTTGAGCGACAAGTCTACGCCTGAAGCGATTTTTGCCGCTTTCAAAACCAGCAAAGGTACGTTCAAGAAGAGCATTGGTGGTCTTTACAAGCAAGGCAAGATCTCCATCGAGAAAGACGGTATTCACCTAAAATCCGAATAA
- a CDS encoding putative PEP-binding protein gives MSHQQQSDQTKAVSGLNVGNVLPSFSEQASSSSLYVCISELIMEKVFFHPGFPASEQELDAVEKDAIQALLGEQSSDEFFVSTLVNEIKAAVTPEHKVISVELNDATSYEMSALLGGKVESDEINPQLGLRGVSRLTSEAYQASFALECEVIKALRSEGYNVEIVVPCVRALSDAAKIIDRLAERGLPRGLNGLKVMFACDTPSAVLLSERLLHYFDGLVIKLESLTQLTLGVDLMHEELAHLYDPQNEAVLALVKQAVNACKDVNKPAAVLLDNLAELPLLAELLQDESGVTVFPVS, from the coding sequence ATGAGTCATCAACAACAATCAGATCAAACGAAAGCCGTATCGGGCCTGAATGTCGGAAATGTGTTGCCTAGTTTTTCAGAACAAGCATCGTCGTCATCACTTTATGTGTGTATTTCAGAACTCATCATGGAGAAGGTGTTTTTTCACCCAGGGTTTCCAGCGTCTGAGCAAGAGCTTGACGCTGTTGAAAAAGATGCGATTCAAGCATTGCTAGGTGAGCAATCGAGCGACGAATTCTTTGTCTCTACTTTAGTCAATGAAATCAAAGCAGCGGTTACTCCGGAACACAAGGTTATTTCCGTTGAGTTAAATGACGCGACCAGTTACGAAATGAGTGCATTACTTGGTGGCAAGGTTGAGAGTGATGAAATTAATCCTCAACTGGGATTAAGAGGTGTCTCGCGTCTTACTTCCGAAGCTTATCAAGCGAGCTTTGCGTTGGAGTGTGAAGTCATTAAGGCGCTGCGCAGCGAAGGCTACAACGTTGAGATTGTAGTCCCATGTGTTCGAGCACTGAGTGACGCTGCTAAAATCATTGATCGTTTAGCTGAGCGCGGACTACCACGTGGCCTGAATGGACTCAAAGTGATGTTTGCATGTGATACACCTTCAGCCGTGCTGCTTTCAGAGCGTTTACTTCATTACTTTGATGGACTTGTGATCAAGCTTGAGAGCTTAACTCAGCTAACTTTGGGCGTAGATCTCATGCACGAAGAGCTGGCGCATTTGTATGACCCACAAAATGAAGCTGTGTTAGCGCTAGTAAAGCAAGCCGTAAACGCATGTAAAGATGTAAACAAGCCAGCTGCAGTGCTGCTGGATAACTTGGCAGAATTGCCTCTACTTGCTGAGCTACTTCAAGATGAGAGTGGCGTGACGGTTTTTCCGGTTAGTTAA
- a CDS encoding ABC transporter ATP-binding protein — protein sequence MTYSKDTISRSWLITQVKNHKSRLIVANIIAIIATLISVPIPLLMPVMVDEVLLNQPAGGLEAMNTIMFDSWQTPIGYIAMTLLLVVLMRTFSQGLNILQGRQFTLVSKTITYQIRCKMIDKLGRISIQQYETRGSGGINAHLITDIETIDQFVGSTLSKFIISFLTVLGTAVVLLWIDWRLGLFILLVNPIVVYFSKKLGGMVKHLKKRENQAFEKFQNRLVETLDGIYQLRAANRERDFLAQLKEQANEVRTNADKYAWQSEAAGRLSFLLFLIGFELFRAIAMVMVLFSDLTIGQIFAVFGYLWFMLGPVQELLSIQFSWYSAKAALGRINTLLDLEEEPQVVSKTNPFSINKQVDVSIEDVGFSYDSDKDVLNKLNLEIPAGKKVALVGASGGGKSTLIQLLIGVYKQRDGIIKFNGVDTNDIGFDIIRDKIAVVLQQPILFNDSLRHNLTLGKEYDDFSIWNALKVAQLQDVTDKLVDGLETQIGKNGIRLSGGQRQRLAIARMILSDPQFVILDEATSALDTATEAALHTALGEFLKGRTTLIVAHRLSAVKQADLIYVLEDGQVTQSGTHIELVEKEGLYQTLYGTVQSAS from the coding sequence ATGACGTATAGTAAAGACACTATTAGCCGTTCCTGGTTGATAACACAAGTAAAAAATCACAAGTCTCGGTTGATCGTTGCCAATATCATCGCAATCATCGCAACACTCATTAGCGTCCCTATCCCACTATTAATGCCGGTGATGGTAGATGAAGTGTTGCTAAACCAACCCGCTGGTGGTCTCGAAGCAATGAACACCATCATGTTTGACAGTTGGCAAACACCGATTGGTTATATCGCGATGACTCTGCTTCTGGTTGTCCTGATGAGAACCTTTAGCCAAGGGCTTAATATCCTGCAAGGGCGACAGTTTACCCTCGTCTCTAAAACGATTACCTATCAAATTCGATGCAAAATGATCGACAAGCTTGGTCGTATCAGTATCCAGCAGTATGAAACTCGCGGTAGTGGAGGAATCAATGCCCACCTAATTACCGACATTGAAACCATTGATCAGTTTGTGGGTTCTACGCTTAGCAAGTTCATTATCAGCTTTCTTACCGTTTTGGGGACTGCCGTCGTTTTACTATGGATCGACTGGCGTTTGGGGCTATTCATTTTGTTGGTCAACCCCATCGTCGTCTACTTCTCCAAAAAGCTTGGCGGCATGGTCAAACACCTAAAGAAAAGAGAAAACCAAGCCTTTGAAAAGTTCCAAAACCGATTGGTCGAGACTCTAGATGGCATTTATCAGCTTCGCGCCGCTAACCGCGAAAGAGATTTTCTGGCACAACTTAAAGAGCAAGCCAATGAAGTGCGAACCAATGCTGACAAGTACGCTTGGCAGTCCGAAGCTGCAGGACGCCTCTCCTTCTTACTTTTTCTAATCGGGTTTGAACTCTTTCGTGCCATCGCAATGGTGATGGTTTTATTCAGTGATCTCACCATTGGACAGATATTCGCAGTGTTTGGTTACCTTTGGTTCATGCTCGGTCCAGTTCAAGAGCTTCTGAGCATTCAGTTTTCTTGGTACAGTGCCAAAGCAGCCCTAGGACGCATCAACACCCTACTCGATTTAGAGGAAGAGCCTCAGGTCGTGAGCAAAACCAACCCGTTTAGCATCAACAAGCAAGTTGATGTCTCTATTGAAGATGTCGGTTTCTCCTATGACTCTGACAAAGATGTATTGAACAAACTGAACCTAGAAATACCCGCTGGTAAGAAGGTTGCGCTCGTAGGCGCTAGCGGTGGCGGCAAGTCGACACTGATTCAATTGCTTATCGGCGTGTATAAACAACGTGATGGCATTATCAAATTCAATGGAGTTGACACTAATGACATAGGTTTTGACATTATTAGAGATAAAATTGCCGTTGTTTTACAGCAACCTATACTCTTTAATGACAGCTTAAGGCATAATTTGACCCTTGGAAAAGAGTACGATGACTTCTCTATTTGGAATGCACTGAAAGTCGCTCAGCTACAAGATGTGACTGACAAGCTCGTTGACGGTCTAGAAACGCAAATCGGTAAGAACGGCATTCGGTTGTCTGGCGGCCAAAGGCAGCGCCTCGCAATCGCTCGTATGATTCTAAGCGATCCACAGTTCGTGATCCTAGATGAAGCGACCTCGGCATTAGATACAGCAACTGAGGCTGCGCTGCACACCGCACTGGGTGAGTTTCTTAAAGGCAGAACCACGCTCATCGTCGCGCATCGCCTTTCTGCGGTGAAACAAGCTGACCTTATCTACGTGCTCGAAGATGGACAAGTAACACAATCAGGAACCCATATTGAACTGGTCGAGAAAGAAGGACTGTACCAAACGCTTTACGGTACGGTGCAATCTGCAAGTTAG